DNA from Conexivisphaera calida:
CGGGAGAGAAAGCGACCGAGCGCCTTGAGATATATCTCAGCGGTTCTCTCGCTTCCATTCCTCGCGTTCTCTATCCACCCGCGCACGCGCGGGTCCGAGAGCAGGTGTGCGTGCTTCACGATCCAATATAATCCTACGACTTATAAGATGTTAGCCGCCAAAAATCTTAGGGTAAATAACAGTTTCCCGGCCTCCTAGACGAGGATGTGCAGTGGAGGTATCGGAATGTCGACCGCATAAGCATGCATGCTCAACTGTGTCAGCGGATCTAATTGTCGGATCTGCGCAGTTCACCGTTCCTGAAGCGCTCAACGGCATCAATCGCTGGAACGTGCGGCGAGCGATATATGTCAATGCCGGATGCCCTGAACGCCATCAGCCTCTCATGCCCTGCCTCGCCGATTATCGCCACCGAGACGCCCTTCTGCTCGAGCATCGATGCGACGTTCCTCATGGGACCTCCCGGGGCCGGGTTAGGTATCTCCTCAGTAGCGCCACTGGGATCAACTATCAATATTTTCTCGGCGTCGGCGGCACGATCAGCCACGTATCCTGAGGAATCCTCGAACACCGCCACCCTAAGATTACTCGACGGCCTGCCCGGTTCCTCGTGTATGGTCACCATGAGGAGATCCGGCATCTTAGCCCGGAGGATCTCCTCCACCCTGTCGGCTATCGCATCGGCGTCCCTCACGCTTATCGCGGGAGACGTCTCGAGGTGCATGGAGGCCATCAGGAATGGACCGGCCCTCCGGGTCCTTATGTCGTGCACGCCCACAACTCCAGGTACTCTTGTGACTATCTCCTCTATGCGGGAAGTCGCGGTCACGTCCCCGGCGTCCAGTAGGGTCAGTATGGAGGATTTGCCTATGAGATATGCCTGGTATAGTATGAAGATGGATATTCCCAAGCCCACAGCGGATGGTATCCACATGTAGCCCCAGACCTGCCCCAGGACGCCGACCACGACTACGATCGATATTAGAACGTCCTGAAATGCATGCGCGGCCTCCGCGCTCAACGAGCTGAATATGCTTCCCCTGGACCTCCTCAGGTAGGATGCCAGCCCGTAATACACCACGGCCGAGGCGGATTCCAAGGCGATCAGCAACAGCGGATCGCCGACAACCAGCGGACGTGGTCTAATCGATTCCCAGGCGATCTCGACGGCAGCTGCGCCTATTGCCACTGAGACCACCAGCGCCGCGAGGTTCTCGGCCTTGTAGAGCCCGAATGGGAACTTGGAGGTTGGACGCTCCCTGGCAAGCCTAAGCCCTATGTACACCGCGAGCGCCGTAAGCGAGTCGGCAAGAGTGTGGACGCCATCGGCCTCGACAGCTATGCTGCCCAACAGATAGCCGAGGATGAGCTTCGCCGCCGCGAATGCCAGGTAAACTACGCCGGCTATAGATGCTGCCCTTAGGCCGCTCGAGAAGGCCTCGGCCCACTGACCACGCGCCTCCACGCCATCACTGAGCGTTGGCTCGGAATAAGTGTTGTCGACGCGCACAATTTTTGTGCTATAGCACAAAAATATATCCTTTACGTGCACTCGACCGCCTCTGCGGACGGCCGACGATCAATTCAGAGTGCGCCGAGCATAGTTGGCTAACAGCAAAATATACCGAAAACTGGGATGTAGAAAGCTATTCGTAAAGATATGGGTAGGTGAGCGTCATCCTAGGAAGACGGATGATATGTACCCCAGGATCAGCGGGGCGACCACCCCGATTACTATTATCGCGATCGCACCGACCACCAGTGCGGCCAAGTAA
Protein-coding regions in this window:
- a CDS encoding cation diffusion facilitator family transporter: MEARGQWAEAFSSGLRAASIAGVVYLAFAAAKLILGYLLGSIAVEADGVHTLADSLTALAVYIGLRLARERPTSKFPFGLYKAENLAALVVSVAIGAAAVEIAWESIRPRPLVVGDPLLLIALESASAVVYYGLASYLRRSRGSIFSSLSAEAAHAFQDVLISIVVVVGVLGQVWGYMWIPSAVGLGISIFILYQAYLIGKSSILTLLDAGDVTATSRIEEIVTRVPGVVGVHDIRTRRAGPFLMASMHLETSPAISVRDADAIADRVEEILRAKMPDLLMVTIHEEPGRPSSNLRVAVFEDSSGYVADRAADAEKILIVDPSGATEEIPNPAPGGPMRNVASMLEQKGVSVAIIGEAGHERLMAFRASGIDIYRSPHVPAIDAVERFRNGELRRSDN